Proteins found in one Mixophyes fleayi isolate aMixFle1 chromosome 8, aMixFle1.hap1, whole genome shotgun sequence genomic segment:
- the FEZF2 gene encoding fez family zinc finger protein 2: protein MASSAPCPSIMPTCQRLEGRTGASSTPKSLAFSIERIMAKSSEPRPTFFEQNHGLESDAKKILNLCSPIPCMIPVQSLGYDVHSKTLLNYSEIWKNSLRGPICGSTGLCKCNCGMCCKSDLNMGHSVVPSSRVIKPQVINQTVGMTGTNGPLYYFNYLDSAYNPSDILNGQLIPSSILNAQSQATLSAHHKLYLLENAKLSGLSPDKFPIPQYPHKERLPGQLDQVMKENTALAVERIPKSHSKLGANPIDGKPKIFTCEVCGKVFNAHYNLTRHMPVHTGARPFVCKVCGKGFRQASTLCRHKIIHTQEKPHKCTQCGKAFNRSSTLNTHIRIHAGYKPFVCEFCGKGFHQKGNYKNHKLTHSGEKQYKCTICNKAFHQIYNLTFHMHTHNDKKPFTCGTCGKGFCRNFDLKKHVRKLHDNVTSACSIKDISRTAQS from the exons ATGGCAAGCTCGGCTCCGTGCCCTTCAATCATGCCCACCTGCCAGCGACTGGAAGGGAGAACCGGGGCATCCAGCACCCCTAAATCACTGGCTTTCTCCATTGAAAGAATTATGGCAAAGTCTTCAGAGCCCAGACCTACGTTTTTTGAGCAGAACCACGGACTAGAAAGTGATGCTAAGAAAATTTTAAACCTTTGCTCCCCAATTCCATGCATGATCCCGGTACAGTCTTTGGGCTATGACGTTCACTCCAAGACCCTGCTGAATTATTCGGAGATTTGGAAGAACAGTTTGAGGGGCCCCATATGCGGCTCTACTGGTTTGTGCAAGTGCAACTGTGGAATGTGCTGCAAAAGCGATTTAAATATGGGACACTCGGTTGTGCCAAGCAGCAGGGTAATAAAACCTCAGGTGATcaaccagacagtggggatgACAGGGACTAATGGACCCCTCTATTACTTCAATTACCTGGACTCTGCCTATAACCCCTCTGACATCCTAAACGGACAGCTAATTCCATCCAGCATTTTAAACGCGCAGTCCCAGGCTACACTGAGCGCGCACCACAAACTCTACTTACTAGAAAATGCTAAACTCTCCGGCTTGTCCCCAGACAAGTTCCCCATCCCCCAGTACCCGCACAAGGAACGGCTACCGGGCCAGTTGGATCAGGTAATGAAAGAAAACACAGCACTGGCCGTGGAGAGGATCCCTAAAAGCCACAGTAAACTTGGTGCCAATCCAATAGACGGGAAACCTAAAATCTTCACCTGTGAAGTGTGCGGCAAG GTTTTCAATGCACATTACAACTTGACTAGACATATGCCAGTCCACACCGGTGCCAGGCCGTTTGTCTGCAAAGTTTGTGGCAAGGGATTTAGGCAAGCGAGTACCCTGTGCAGGCACAAAATTATCCACACACAG GAGAAACCGCATAAGTGCACTCAGTGCGGAAAGGCTTTCAACAGAAGTTCCACCTTAAACACCCACATCAGAATCCATGCGGGGTACAAACCTTTTGTATGCGAATTCTGTGGCAAAGGATTTCACcaaaaag ggAACTACAAAAATCACAAGCTAACGCACAGTGGAGAAAAGCAATATAAGTGCACCATCTGCAACAAGGCGTTCCACCAGATCTATAATCTCACCttccacatgcacacacacaacgACAAGAAGCCTTTTACTTGTGGGACCTGTGGGAAAGGATTTTGCAGGAATTTTGACTTAAAGAAACACGTGAGGAAATTACACGACAACGTTACCTCTGCTTGTTCTATAAAAGACATCTCCAGGACCGCACAGagctag